The proteins below come from a single Synechococcales cyanobacterium T60_A2020_003 genomic window:
- a CDS encoding basic amino acid ABC transporter substrate-binding protein, with the protein MTLFTRSQLIRQWLPGTLGVVGALVLGACGGAPSTESTTVTTDTATGDTTLVVATEPAFPPFESQAFDGSLEGFDIDLMNAIGEAAGFTVEFESLPFDGIIPALQAGTIDAAISAMTITPERAETVSFSRPYFKAGLAIAVQDSTTDVTSLESLEGKRIAAQIGTTGASKANEIPGAEVRTFDSAPLALQELSNGNVDAVINDAPVTLYAIKEGGLTGLKVTGELLTEEFYGIAIPKDSENVALINEGLTTINELPRRKRTGYQNQKRAS; encoded by the coding sequence ATGACTTTGTTTACGCGATCGCAACTGATTCGACAATGGCTACCTGGGACCTTGGGTGTTGTTGGTGCGTTGGTCTTGGGAGCTTGTGGGGGTGCGCCGTCTACAGAAAGCACCACGGTCACAACAGATACCGCTACAGGGGACACGACCCTGGTTGTCGCCACGGAACCTGCCTTTCCGCCCTTTGAGTCCCAAGCGTTCGACGGCTCCCTCGAAGGATTTGATATTGATCTGATGAATGCAATTGGCGAGGCAGCGGGGTTTACCGTCGAATTTGAAAGCTTGCCCTTTGACGGCATTATCCCAGCCCTCCAGGCCGGGACGATTGACGCAGCCATTAGCGCCATGACGATTACCCCTGAGCGGGCGGAAACCGTTTCCTTCTCGCGTCCCTACTTTAAGGCTGGATTGGCGATCGCCGTCCAAGACTCGACAACGGATGTGACCTCTCTCGAAAGCTTGGAAGGGAAGCGGATTGCGGCTCAAATTGGCACCACTGGAGCCTCGAAGGCGAATGAGATTCCGGGAGCCGAAGTCCGAACCTTTGACTCTGCGCCCCTCGCCCTGCAAGAACTCTCCAACGGCAATGTGGATGCGGTTATCAACGATGCCCCTGTAACCCTCTACGCGATTAAGGAAGGAGGGCTGACTGGACTCAAGGTAACGGGTGAGCTTTTGACCGAAGAATTTTATGGAATTGCGATTCCCAAAGACTCGGAGAATGTTGCTCTCATCAACGAAGGGTTAACCACCATCAATGAACTACCCCGCCGCAAGCGGACGGGGTATCAGAATCAAAAAAGAGCAAGTT
- a CDS encoding amino acid ABC transporter ATP-binding protein — protein MESSSPIIVFENLQKNFGELQVLKGISGYINSGEVIAIIGSSGCGKSTLLRCFNRLEKINGGRLIVDGIDLSHPKLPDTTLRKLRAEVGMVFQQFNLFPHMTVVQNLTLAPRKVQNVPDREATDRARFYLEKVGLSEKAESYPEQLSGGQKQRVAIARSLCMTPKVMLFDEPTSALDPELVGEVLMVMQQLAEEGMTMAIVTHEMQFAREVAHRVLFLNQGYVEETGSAREVLTHPQSDRLKAFLSRMSFAAA, from the coding sequence ATGGAATCCTCCAGTCCGATTATCGTGTTTGAAAACCTTCAGAAAAACTTTGGGGAGCTGCAAGTCCTTAAGGGCATCAGCGGTTACATCAACTCCGGAGAAGTGATTGCCATTATTGGATCCTCCGGCTGTGGCAAAAGTACGCTGCTGCGCTGCTTCAACCGCTTGGAGAAAATTAACGGTGGACGTCTGATTGTCGATGGGATTGACCTATCCCACCCCAAATTACCCGACACAACGCTGCGAAAGCTACGGGCAGAAGTGGGCATGGTGTTTCAGCAGTTCAATCTGTTTCCCCACATGACTGTGGTTCAGAATCTAACCCTCGCACCCCGCAAAGTGCAGAACGTTCCTGACCGCGAGGCCACCGATCGGGCACGGTTTTATCTTGAAAAAGTAGGGCTATCCGAAAAGGCCGAGAGTTATCCAGAGCAGCTTTCGGGAGGACAAAAGCAGCGGGTGGCGATCGCTCGTTCCCTCTGCATGACGCCGAAAGTGATGCTGTTTGACGAACCGACGAGCGCCCTCGATCCCGAATTGGTGGGCGAAGTGCTGATGGTGATGCAGCAGTTGGCGGAAGAAGGCATGACGATGGCGATCGTGACCCACGAAATGCAGTTTGCGCGGGAAGTTGCCCATCGCGTACTGTTTCTAAACCAGGGCTATGTGGAAGAGACAGGCTCTGCCCGTGAAGTGTTGACCCATCCCCAGAGCGATCGCCTCAAAGCCTTCCTCAGCCGCATGAGTTTTGCCGCCGCCTAA
- a CDS encoding UPF0182 family protein has product MLSEKYSVQYRTPRKFRINVLKWLVIAIVAVFLTDFMIILIAEGLWFQEVQYLPFFAARLLSIGLLGGLTFGISVGFLWRHLAIARQTAHPPDISKPESTLLSSSSKSWRRYPGSMRFLPLMALTTVLCVGIGTMLLYHGRIAIEHWTMNLSVTDEQTRIPVRFSIDAVGQTLQTFGIKPWFWLGIAGLSGAIVFFPWIVLHGIAIFTSISLATISSEYWSRVLIAFTSQTFQKADPLFGNNISFYVFRLPLLELLGSVALGITTLALVTNVLIYLLSGNSLSNGRFPGFSLPQQRNLCHLLGLWMGAIAWSYWLKRYQLLFQSDGVTFGAGYTDVYVRLPMYTLFAWGGLALAILFLLYGWLTSEKKRTPLRRTHIVRPLSSKLTSWHLILITFGGFWALVLGTAVLPYSVQRLVVQPNELTLERPFLERTIAFTRNAFKLDAIDTEPFVPQSNLTYQSLLDNDLTVKNIRLWDTRPLLETNRQLQQFRPYYRFPEADIDRYTLIQDDGTTEQQQVLIAARELDYSAVPTDAQTWVNEHLIYTHGYGFTVSPVNRAATGGLPDYLIKDIGPNPADEVVARSIPIGEPRLYYGELSNTYVMVKTTQPELDFPSGSDNVYNTYSGSGGIQIGSFWRRIVFARYLRDWKMMLTDTFTPDTRVLFRRTIQDRIRTIAPFLRYDHDPYLVVADTGHNAADQNYLYWVLDAYTTSDRYPYSDPLASDFNYIRNSIKVVLDAYNGSVTFYIADDSDPVINAWSELFPGAFKPLSEMPPALRSHIRYPQDFFQVQSQQLMIYHMTDPQVFYNREDQWRAPNEIYGSEQQEVEPYYLIMKLPTEKSEEFILLRPFTPSQRNNMIAWLAARSDSVITGSGGELRYGRMLLYRFPKETLVFGPEQIEARINQDPRISEQISLWNRQGSRAIQGNLLVIPIEQSLLYVEPLYLEAEQNRLPTLARVIVVYENRIVMAETLEKSLRAIFQPDEGSPPIIRTVEESIPPPDLTLPEPNGGVSPDIAPDAEPVE; this is encoded by the coding sequence ATGCTGAGTGAAAAGTATTCTGTTCAGTACCGTACACCTCGCAAATTCAGGATTAATGTCCTGAAGTGGCTGGTTATTGCGATTGTGGCTGTTTTCCTCACGGATTTTATGATTATCCTGATTGCAGAAGGACTCTGGTTTCAGGAAGTTCAGTATCTCCCCTTTTTTGCAGCACGGCTTCTTTCGATTGGACTCTTGGGGGGACTCACGTTTGGGATTAGCGTCGGGTTTCTCTGGCGACATTTGGCGATCGCCCGTCAAACGGCTCATCCCCCCGATATTTCCAAACCAGAGTCCACCCTTTTATCGAGTTCGTCAAAGTCCTGGCGACGTTATCCCGGATCAATGCGCTTTTTGCCCCTAATGGCCCTGACGACCGTGCTGTGCGTCGGAATTGGGACGATGCTGCTCTACCACGGGCGGATCGCCATCGAGCACTGGACCATGAATCTGAGCGTGACCGATGAGCAAACCAGAATTCCGGTGCGCTTTAGTATCGATGCGGTGGGTCAAACCTTGCAAACCTTTGGGATTAAGCCCTGGTTTTGGCTGGGGATTGCAGGGCTAAGTGGGGCGATCGTCTTCTTTCCCTGGATTGTGCTGCACGGCATTGCGATTTTTACCAGCATTAGCTTGGCGACCATTTCTTCGGAATACTGGAGTCGGGTGCTGATTGCCTTTACCTCACAAACCTTTCAAAAGGCCGATCCGCTATTCGGCAACAACATTAGCTTTTACGTCTTCCGGTTGCCCTTATTAGAGCTGTTGGGGTCGGTGGCACTAGGAATTACAACGCTAGCCTTAGTGACTAATGTGCTGATTTATCTTCTGTCCGGCAATAGCCTCAGCAATGGACGATTTCCGGGCTTTAGTCTCCCGCAACAGCGAAACCTCTGTCATCTTTTAGGCTTGTGGATGGGGGCGATCGCCTGGAGCTATTGGCTCAAACGCTATCAACTCCTCTTTCAATCGGACGGGGTAACCTTTGGGGCAGGCTACACCGATGTTTATGTGCGGTTGCCGATGTACACCCTCTTTGCCTGGGGAGGATTGGCGCTAGCGATTCTGTTTTTGCTCTATGGTTGGCTAACGTCTGAGAAAAAGCGCACCCCCCTCCGGCGCACTCACATCGTGCGTCCTCTTTCCTCCAAACTTACGTCGTGGCATCTGATCCTGATTACCTTTGGCGGATTCTGGGCGTTGGTTTTAGGGACTGCGGTGCTGCCCTATAGCGTACAACGCTTGGTGGTTCAGCCAAATGAATTGACGCTAGAACGCCCATTTTTAGAACGCACGATCGCCTTTACCCGCAATGCCTTCAAGCTAGATGCCATTGATACCGAACCCTTCGTTCCCCAGAGCAATCTCACCTACCAGAGCTTACTGGATAACGATCTGACGGTTAAGAATATTCGATTGTGGGATACGCGCCCCTTGCTGGAAACAAACCGTCAGCTCCAGCAGTTTCGTCCCTATTACCGCTTTCCAGAGGCCGACATCGATCGCTACACGCTCATCCAAGATGACGGCACCACTGAACAACAGCAAGTCCTGATTGCGGCGCGGGAACTGGATTATTCGGCGGTACCCACTGATGCCCAAACCTGGGTCAACGAACACTTAATCTACACTCACGGCTATGGGTTCACGGTTAGTCCGGTGAATCGAGCCGCTACGGGAGGGCTACCGGACTATCTCATTAAAGACATTGGGCCAAATCCGGCGGATGAGGTGGTGGCTCGCAGTATTCCCATTGGTGAGCCGCGCCTCTACTATGGCGAACTTAGCAACACCTACGTCATGGTGAAAACAACCCAGCCAGAGCTAGATTTTCCCAGCGGTAGCGATAACGTTTACAACACCTACAGTGGTTCGGGAGGGATCCAAATCGGCTCGTTCTGGCGACGGATTGTGTTTGCCCGATACCTCCGGGATTGGAAAATGATGCTGACCGATACCTTTACGCCGGACACGCGGGTTCTCTTTCGCCGGACGATTCAAGACCGCATCCGCACTATTGCCCCGTTTCTCCGGTATGACCATGATCCCTATTTGGTCGTTGCAGATACAGGGCACAATGCAGCGGATCAAAATTATCTCTACTGGGTGCTGGATGCCTATACTACGAGCGATCGCTACCCCTACTCCGATCCTTTGGCGAGCGACTTCAACTACATTCGCAACTCGATCAAAGTGGTGCTGGATGCCTACAACGGCAGCGTTACGTTTTACATTGCGGATGATTCCGATCCGGTGATCAACGCTTGGAGTGAGTTATTTCCTGGCGCGTTTAAGCCTCTGAGCGAAATGCCCCCTGCCCTGCGATCGCACATTCGCTATCCTCAGGATTTTTTCCAGGTGCAGTCGCAGCAGTTGATGATCTATCACATGACGGATCCGCAAGTGTTTTACAACCGGGAAGATCAGTGGCGTGCCCCCAATGAAATCTACGGCAGTGAGCAGCAGGAGGTCGAACCCTACTACCTGATTATGAAACTACCGACAGAGAAATCGGAAGAATTCATCTTGCTGCGCCCTTTTACGCCCTCCCAACGCAACAACATGATTGCCTGGTTGGCGGCTCGGTCGGATAGCGTGATTACAGGCAGTGGTGGCGAACTGCGTTATGGCCGAATGTTGCTCTATCGCTTTCCGAAGGAAACGTTGGTATTTGGGCCAGAGCAGATTGAAGCCCGCATTAACCAAGATCCGCGTATTTCGGAGCAAATTTCCCTGTGGAATCGTCAGGGGTCACGGGCGATTCAGGGCAATCTGTTGGTGATTCCGATTGAGCAATCGTTGCTGTATGTGGAGCCTCTGTACCTGGAGGCGGAGCAAAATCGATTGCCCACGCTGGCGCGGGTGATTGTGGTGTATGAAAACCGCATTGTGATGGCAGAAACGCTGGAGAAATCACTGCGAGCCATTTTCCAACCGGACGAAGGATCTCCACCCATCATCCGAACCGTTGAGGAATCCATTCCGCCACCGGATCTGACGCTCCCCGAACCCAATGGCGGCGTTTCACCGGATATTGCTCCAGATGCTGAACCCGTAGAGTAG
- a CDS encoding glutamyl-tRNA reductase encodes MNIAVVGLSHKTAPVEIREKLSIPTAEAENVVAQLLSYPHVEEVAILSTCNRLEIYFVATEAQPGVREVGQFLADYGKIPMHHLREHLFILLHQDAAMHLMRVAAGLDSLVLGEGQILSQVKHTHKLAQDYNSAGRILNKLLKQAITAGKRVRTETSIGTGAVSISSAAVELAQMKVEDLNDRRIAVIGAGKMSRLVVKHLLSKGANHIAVVNRSLRGAEELAKEFKDADLKLHTLADMDAVLASSDLAFTATASTEPLINRARVEAILPAGRSLMLFDISVPRNVDADVNELHQVHTFNVDDLKAVVAQNQESRRKMAMEAEVLLDEEVDAFLTWWRSLETVSTISSLRDKIESIREQELEKALSRLGSEFGEKHQDIIEALTRGIVNKILHDPMVQLRAQQDIEARRQAMQTLQVLFNLEPVSNQSV; translated from the coding sequence ATGAATATTGCCGTTGTGGGTCTAAGCCACAAAACTGCTCCAGTGGAAATCCGTGAGAAACTTAGTATCCCCACTGCCGAAGCAGAAAATGTAGTCGCTCAGCTTTTGAGCTATCCGCATGTGGAAGAGGTAGCGATTCTCAGCACCTGTAACCGTTTAGAGATTTACTTTGTGGCTACCGAAGCTCAACCGGGCGTGCGCGAAGTCGGACAATTTTTAGCCGATTACGGCAAGATTCCAATGCACCATCTGCGCGAACATCTTTTCATCCTGTTGCACCAAGATGCGGCGATGCATTTGATGCGCGTAGCGGCTGGATTGGACAGCTTAGTGCTTGGGGAAGGGCAAATTTTGTCTCAGGTGAAGCACACCCATAAGCTGGCTCAGGATTACAACAGTGCGGGACGCATTTTGAATAAGCTGCTGAAACAGGCGATTACCGCAGGGAAGCGAGTGCGCACCGAAACCAGCATTGGGACGGGAGCCGTATCCATTAGTTCGGCGGCGGTTGAACTGGCGCAAATGAAGGTGGAGGATCTGAACGATCGCCGCATTGCCGTGATCGGAGCCGGAAAGATGTCTCGCCTGGTGGTGAAGCACCTGCTATCTAAGGGAGCGAACCATATTGCAGTGGTGAATCGTTCCCTACGGGGTGCGGAAGAACTGGCGAAAGAGTTTAAAGATGCAGATCTAAAGCTGCACACTCTAGCCGATATGGATGCGGTGTTGGCCTCATCGGATTTGGCCTTTACGGCGACCGCATCTACGGAGCCGTTGATCAACCGGGCACGGGTGGAGGCGATTCTACCCGCAGGGCGATCGCTCATGCTGTTTGATATCTCGGTTCCCCGCAATGTTGACGCCGACGTGAACGAACTGCATCAGGTTCACACGTTTAACGTCGATGACCTGAAAGCCGTCGTCGCCCAAAACCAGGAGAGCCGTCGCAAGATGGCCATGGAAGCGGAAGTGCTTCTGGATGAAGAGGTGGATGCCTTTTTGACCTGGTGGCGATCGCTCGAAACGGTATCCACCATTAGCAGTCTCCGAGACAAAATTGAAAGCATTCGGGAACAAGAGCTGGAAAAAGCCCTATCTCGTTTGGGTTCAGAGTTTGGTGAGAAGCATCAGGATATTATCGAAGCCCTCACTCGCGGAATTGTAAACAAGATTCTGCACGATCCGATGGTGCAACTGCGGGCACAGCAAGATATTGAAGCCCGTCGCCAAGCCATGCAAACGCTGCAAGTACTGTTCAATTTGGAACCCGTGTCTAACCAATCGGTTTAG
- a CDS encoding AAA-like domain-containing protein: protein MTTPQSSTIPYQVGGVLQADSPTYVHRLADKELYEGLKIGQFCYVLGAQDTGKSSLREQTARRLQRIGYTCVAVDIRRISAQVTTADQWYARLTQSIAADLKLLPTVNLPQWWSDRKALFPVQRFFQFIEQVALPAIQGSLILFMDQIEGVLNLPVRLDDFFAEIRAHYQHYQEAPEAQKLHVVVLGIATPNQLIRDEQRSPFIIGRSIPIQGFQLHECLPLIRGFEHNIGNPQRLMREILAWTHGHPLWTQRLCELAQASTEFVPAGAEAVFIGELVRSHLFGNWENPAELTHLQNVSGRLLLGESPRRLLSSYRTLLQRGHIPFDPANPDHRELLLAGIATQQRGNGNAQSVLQPANPLYVAIYNQQWVDSELNHLCPYHTALMDWAASKGDESFLLTGDALQQAIAWIEGKSLGRLEQQFFAACKRLDASTSASAIPQPYVRQIASEATIIQTSPQIIQSEATVIQAYMPPTMDDPEATVIQTQPYLTNANAKSLQTQNSASASRLSYQGHRSDDQILYDHFLLWVQQESPEELISRFRQLFFVGRDYADDSVAQALDRIVGSASAEREFKFILNRCCHILINRWQMMPGQQDAIIDLIELIEETPAAPAQSSRFRPSGQRRLHNLVQAFRDTEEFLTLQRIARVLMGNPNRDNPPLGQMIIRYPYLYSHNLLSQNSSFEHQQTIRYIQSQRQAQLETNLVQYMTQLVSRAQIAAQTSQTRASQIIQTSQNPTLLTDRELYMAVRHFVGNVHGAYTYRDLAQSFLSHIRDVSSYKAFKDDLYEYLTSTIEPEYGRRQFNQRLHQRLQSIFPDSESRQLDDFLLVRTCSQLFNFLVVDSPQQPSHYIFIDLISNLGPAQTMGLLLKIAMLSQKVKPHLERRFSILFNHYEAQTLNDILWFVKSLENMNVAFATNFSDLNLTSIRKNLR from the coding sequence AGGTGACGACGGCGGATCAGTGGTATGCGCGCCTCACCCAGAGCATTGCTGCAGATCTGAAGCTTCTACCCACGGTCAACTTACCCCAGTGGTGGAGCGATCGCAAAGCGCTGTTTCCAGTCCAGCGATTTTTCCAATTTATTGAACAAGTCGCGTTACCTGCGATTCAAGGCTCCCTCATCCTGTTTATGGATCAGATTGAGGGAGTTCTAAACCTTCCGGTGCGCTTAGATGACTTTTTTGCTGAGATTCGTGCCCATTATCAGCACTACCAGGAAGCTCCAGAGGCTCAAAAGCTTCACGTTGTTGTGTTGGGGATTGCAACACCGAATCAACTCATTCGCGATGAGCAGCGATCGCCCTTCATCATCGGCAGATCTATCCCGATCCAGGGCTTTCAACTCCATGAGTGTCTGCCCCTCATTCGTGGATTTGAGCACAATATCGGCAACCCCCAGAGGCTAATGCGCGAGATTCTGGCATGGACCCATGGGCATCCCCTGTGGACGCAACGGTTATGTGAGCTGGCACAAGCGTCTACAGAATTTGTACCAGCGGGAGCTGAGGCCGTTTTTATTGGTGAATTGGTGCGATCGCACCTCTTTGGGAATTGGGAAAACCCAGCCGAGCTAACCCATCTGCAAAACGTTAGCGGTCGCTTACTGCTCGGAGAAAGTCCACGCCGCTTGCTTTCTAGTTACCGGACGCTCCTGCAACGCGGGCACATTCCCTTTGACCCCGCTAATCCTGATCATCGAGAACTGCTGCTTGCCGGGATTGCGACTCAACAGCGAGGCAACGGAAACGCCCAATCCGTTTTGCAGCCAGCGAATCCTCTATACGTTGCGATTTATAACCAACAGTGGGTGGATAGTGAGCTAAACCATTTATGTCCGTACCACACCGCACTCATGGATTGGGCCGCCTCAAAGGGCGATGAGTCTTTCTTGCTTACAGGGGATGCCTTGCAGCAGGCGATCGCCTGGATTGAGGGAAAATCGCTCGGACGGCTTGAGCAGCAATTTTTTGCCGCGTGTAAACGTCTAGATGCGAGTACCAGTGCGTCTGCCATTCCCCAACCCTACGTTCGCCAGATTGCATCTGAGGCAACGATCATTCAAACTTCCCCCCAGATAATCCAGTCTGAGGCAACGGTGATTCAAGCCTATATGCCTCCAACTATGGATGACCCCGAAGCCACCGTTATCCAGACTCAGCCTTATCTTACCAATGCCAATGCTAAGAGTTTGCAAACGCAAAATTCGGCGTCTGCTTCCCGACTCAGCTATCAAGGGCATCGCAGCGATGATCAAATTTTGTATGATCACTTCTTGCTTTGGGTGCAGCAAGAATCCCCGGAAGAATTAATCAGTCGTTTTCGGCAGCTCTTTTTCGTTGGGCGGGATTATGCGGATGACTCGGTTGCCCAAGCGCTTGATCGGATCGTTGGATCTGCAAGTGCTGAGCGAGAGTTTAAGTTTATTTTGAATCGCTGCTGTCACATTTTGATCAACCGATGGCAAATGATGCCGGGACAGCAAGACGCCATTATTGATCTCATTGAACTGATCGAAGAAACACCCGCTGCACCTGCACAATCCTCTCGATTCCGACCATCAGGACAGCGCCGATTGCATAATTTGGTTCAAGCGTTTCGAGACACTGAAGAATTTCTGACGCTCCAGCGTATTGCCCGGGTGTTGATGGGCAATCCAAATCGTGACAATCCTCCCTTGGGGCAAATGATTATTCGCTATCCGTATCTGTACTCCCATAACTTGCTGAGTCAGAACAGTTCCTTCGAGCATCAGCAAACCATTCGATACATCCAAAGTCAGCGGCAGGCTCAGCTTGAGACCAACTTAGTTCAATACATGACCCAACTGGTTAGCCGTGCCCAAATTGCGGCGCAAACGTCGCAAACCCGAGCATCCCAGATTATTCAAACCAGCCAAAACCCGACCCTCCTGACCGACCGAGAACTGTATATGGCGGTTCGGCACTTTGTCGGCAACGTCCATGGTGCTTACACCTACCGCGACTTAGCGCAAAGCTTCCTAAGTCACATTAGGGATGTGTCATCCTACAAAGCCTTCAAAGATGATTTGTATGAGTATCTGACCTCTACGATTGAGCCAGAGTACGGTCGTCGGCAGTTTAATCAGCGCCTTCATCAGCGGCTCCAAAGTATCTTTCCAGACAGCGAGTCCCGTCAACTGGATGACTTCTTGCTGGTTCGTACCTGTAGCCAGTTGTTCAATTTTTTGGTGGTGGACAGTCCGCAACAGCCCAGCCACTATATCTTTATTGACCTGATTAGTAATCTGGGGCCAGCACAGACAATGGGGCTTCTCCTCAAGATTGCCATGCTGTCCCAAAAGGTCAAACCTCACTTGGAAAGACGGTTCTCTATCCTGTTTAACCACTATGAAGCGCAAACCTTGAATGACATTCTCTGGTTTGTGAAGTCTTTGGAAAATATGAATGTGGCCTTCGCGACCAATTTTAGCGATCTGAACCTCACCTCGATCCGCAAAAACCTACGCTGA